A window of the Brassica napus cultivar Da-Ae chromosome C5, Da-Ae, whole genome shotgun sequence genome harbors these coding sequences:
- the LOC106400642 gene encoding probable WRKY transcription factor 65 isoform X1 — protein MKRGLDMARSYNDHESSQETGPESPNSLTFNATISSQSHKRSRRSIEKRVVNIPMKDIEGSRHKGDTTPPSDSWSWRKYGQKPIKGSPYPRGYYRCSSTKGCPARKQVERSRDDPTMILITYTSEHNHPWPLASSSRNGPKPKTEPKLEPEVLPEVEQEEEDDDNNKFMVLGREIQTTPSCVVDEFAWFSEMETTSSTILESPIFSAEKKTAVSASADKVAVFFPMGEEDESLFADLGELPECSAVFSHRSRVVGSQVEIF, from the exons atGAAGCGAGGTCTAGATATGGCGAGAAGCTACAATGATCACGAAAGCAGTCAAGAAACAGGACCCGAATCACCAAATTCTCTAACCTTCAACGCTACCATCTCTTCTCAGTCACATAAACGAAG TAGGAGATCCATAGAGAAGAGAGTAGTGAACATACCGATGAAAGACATAGAGGGTTCTCGGCACAAAGGCGACACAACTCCACCGTCAGATTCGTGGTCTTGGCGTAAGTACGGCCAAAAGCCCATTAAGGGATCTCCTTACCCTAGAGGTTATTACCGTTGTAGTAGCACAAAAGGTTGTCCGGCAAGGAAGCAAGTCGAGAGAAGCAGAGACGATCCAACGATGATTCTCATCACTTACACCTCTGAGCATAACCATCCTTGGCCTCTCGCTTCCTCTTCTAGAAACGGACCCAAACCTAAAACCGAGCCAAAACTTGAACCAGAAGTACTGCCCGAGGTGgagcaggaggaggaggatgatgatAATAATAAGTTTATGGTTCTTGGGAGAGAGATCCAAACAACGCCGTCTTGCGTCGTTGATGAGTTTGCTTGGTTTAGTGAGATGGAGACCACGTCTTCGACCATTCTTGAGAGTCCGATATTTTCAGCAGAGAAAAAGACAGCTGTCTCGGCGTCGGCGGATAAGGTGGCGGTGTTTTTCCCGATGGGGGAAGAGGATGAGTCTTTGTTCGCCGATCTCGGCGAGTTACCGGAGTGTTCGGCGGTGTTTAGTCACCGGAGTAGGGTAGTGGGGTCACAAGTGGAGATCTTTTGA
- the LOC111205594 gene encoding uncharacterized protein LOC111205594, translated as MAPKTRFAGKTNKEGAPEKKKKNRSAAEKKKAAAVKRRREAVKKKRDAAKKKTETAEKKRKQDSSSSESSSNPTKRRRTASSPEQHSDPDHSPAPSAELLSQDDREGTPSPSFPIEPQKAPTQTPSEAENPLQAPITSNNREDPNRESHSPEAAINNEAQRTIGSNNSDSNPPEAAIGSATIDNDAPRTDGEENMAVEPMRPVGFFFKPSDYWTACKLSSRCHQHDFLETIKDFKESEKSWFENHPQFKHLFHMDCCEKRKVQGLWMLLLRCMHTGKERQAWFGVNGVPIRYCIREHALLSGLYCGSYPENYPRKGKMKFATKHFKHLQKKTKEKNRKKQGLRVTEANVLEKLDKMEADDGSDERLKMAVLYFLTRVIRGRTRNAYFIEPFILQAVDDLDFCNKFPWGRYTFDDCMKEIFHLRDHFAKGLPKNNMQWTFPGFVIPLEILAFECIPVLRESFRDPDPNCLPDCPRMCKWKYKRTGTTGFALEEIYKALGNTKVISSTLKPQGDELDLLYEIMDEGSVEDVELQDDSDKADIAVDGWNRILIEPEGKIFWEDLFEMDMRTRPTTPETI; from the exons ATGGCTCCTAAGACTCGCTTCGCCGGAAAAACAAACAAGGAAGGTGcgccggagaagaagaagaagaacaggtCTGCGgcggagaagaagaaagctgcggcggtgaagaggaggagagaagccgtgaaaaaaaaaagagatgcagCAAAGAAGAAGACTGAAACCGCAGAAAAGAAGAGGAAGCAAGACTCGTCTTCGTCGGAGTCTTCATCCAATCCAACCAAGCGGCGTCGGACCGCATCTTCACCAGAACAACATTCCGATCCCGATCATTCCCCGGCACCATCAGCGGAATTGCTTTCTCAGGATGATAGAGAGGGTACGCCAAGCCCATCATTTCCGATTGAGCCACAAAAAGCACCTACTCAAACACCCAGTGAGGCGGAGAATCCACTGCAAGCTCCAATAACTTCTAACAACAGAGAGGATCCCAACAGAGAGTCACACTCACCAGAGGCTGCCATTAACAATGAAGCGCAAAGAACG ATTGGATCTAACAACAGTGATTCAAACCCACCTGAGGCCGCCATTGGATCTGCTACCATTGACAATGACGCGCCAAGAACG GATGGGGAGGAGAATATGGCCGTAGAACCAATGAGACCTGTTGGTTTTTTCTTCAAGCCGAGTGATTATTGGACGGCTTGCAAGCTCTCCTCAAGGTGCCACCAACACGATTTTCTGGAGACGATTAAAGACTTTAAGGAGTCAGAGAAGAGTTGGTTTGAGAATCACCCTCAGTTCAAGCATTTATTCCACATGGATTGTTGCGAGAAAAGAAAGGTTCAGGGATTGTGGATGTTGCTACTTCGTTGTATGCATACAGGAAAGGAGCGACAAGCTTGGTTTGGGGTAAACGGTGTTCCAATTAGATACTGTATCAGGGAACATGCCCTCCTCTCTGGTTTATACTGCGGATCATACCCTGAAAACTATCCGAGAAAAGGGAAGATGAAGTTTGCAACAAAGCATTTTAAGCACTTGCAGAAGAAGACTAAGGAGAAGAATAGGAAGAAACAGGGTCTGAGAGTGACAGAAGCGAATGTCTTAGAGAAGCTTGATAAGATGGAAGCTGATGATGGTAGTGATGAGCGTCTGAAGATGGCGGTTCTTTATTTTTTGACCAGAGTAATAAGAGGAAGGACAAGAAATGCATACTTCATTGAGCCTTTCATTCTCCAGGCAGTAGATGATCTGGATTTTTGCAACAAGTTTCCATGGGGCCGTTACACATTTGATGATTGCATGAAGGAGATTTTCCACTTGAGGGATCATTTCGCTAAAGGGCTCCCAAAGAATAATATGCAGTGGACATTTCCTGGGTTTGTCATCCCTTTGGAG ATATTGGCTTTTGAATGTATCCCTGTCCTTAGGGAAAGTTTCAGAGATCCTGATCCAAACTGTCTCCCAGATTGCCCAAGAATGTGCAAATGGAAGTACAAGAGGACCGGGACAACAGGATTTGCATTAGAAGAGATTTATAAGGCGCTTGGAAACACAAAG GTGATTTCAAGTACGCTGAAACCACAGGGAGATGAACTAGACCTCTTGTATGAAATCATGGATGAAGGGAGTGTGGAAGACGTGGAGCTGCAAGATGATTCAGATAAGGCAGACATAGCCGTTGACGGTTGGAACCGGATCCTTATAGAACCGGAAGGAAAAATATTTTGGGAGGATCTATTCGAGATGGATATGAGAACCCGGCCTACCACACCAGAAACAATCTGA
- the LOC106398083 gene encoding syncoilin-like, whose product MKEMQAIETSQPTVAPPAVHSRQLGAQLSGSMSFSSQMTKEDEEMSRTALSAFRAKEEEIEKNKMEIRERVQAQLGRVEEETKRLALIREELEGLADPMRKEVALVRKKIDSVNKELKPLGHTVQKKEREYKEALEAFNEKNREKVQLITKLMELSQLILKSFFLLSNIVIGARV is encoded by the exons ATGAAGGAGATGCAGGCAATAGAGACGTCACAGCCGACGGTGGCTCCTCCGGCGGTGCACAGCCGACAGCTAGGAGCTCAGCTGTCGGGAAGCATGAGTTTTAGCAGCCAAATGACGAAGGAAGACGAAGAGATGTCGAGGACGGCTTTGTCTGCTTTCAGGGCGAAAGAAGAGGAGATCGAGAAGAATAAGATGGAGATTAGGGAAAGGGTTCAAGCTCAGCTTGGTCGTGTCGAAGAGGAGACTAAGCGTCTCGCTTTGATCCGTGAG GAACTTGAAGGTTTAGCTGACCCCATGAGGAAAGAAGTTGCTTTGGTCAGGAAGAAGATTGATTCTGTCAACAAAGAGTTAAAGCCTTTGGGTCATACTGTTCAGAAAAAG GAACGAGAGTACAAAGAAGCTCTTGAAGCATTCAACGAAAAGAACAGGGAGAAGGTGCAGCTAATCACCAAGCTTATGGAGCTTAGTCAACTAATTCTaaaatccttttttttattatcgaATATAGTAATTGGAGCTCGTGTTTGA
- the LOC125587782 gene encoding uncharacterized protein LOC125587782: MDSNGSVVIHFEHGVDRHISTLVMKGRYQEITYSHLVDRIGKKLKIDVDATKLQLSYFPLVLNNKNSCYILDDEDVLGYLMMVDKKNRRCVLHVELAKIVSENQSNEMFSMNEENLSDARANDGMVGVGELEIVPHIQEDEFEHEKISEEGDEMDDREELPAVTAVEPPVVNSEWDDGIDISLHQEFATREEVRDLVDKGVHSNCFEVDIQKLNPRVYILKCRGAGCRWYLRAAKLKNSDFFSIRTYRKIHTCSRGDASVMKKKKRGTPSLVASVVHSDYPGKYKTPDPKTLIDLVQNKLGVKVSYSTALRGKNKALSDLRGNPEESFARLPSYLYMLQRMNPDTITRLEVDEKNQFKYMFFALGACIEGFKAMRQVIIMDGTHLKGVCKGVLLIATAQDPDHHHYPLAFAVVDGEKNASCEWFLTILKTLIPDDPQLVFCTDKNKSIIKKVHEVYPLAVHGYCNYHLSNNVSGACSNVNKKGVAKKFRSIAGIYSEVEFIKCYNDFRKIYPQAAEYLDDSVHETKWARCKFPGERYNIDTTNTVESINGVLKEPRKYALLPMLDVIVEKITEWFNKYRLLSLRVPERQILIPHVHGILHHIYPSAKKLKVTELNIFEGHYNVLGEDGHGYLVDLSNKTCYCRCFDIDRYPCVHALAAIMARGEMAEHYCSRYYWMEQWTLAYYRTIYPVPHHSTWESSEIPEEIRYQVVLPPYVEKKKGRLQVTRFPSAGEYRRKRKKKFPPLIGENEESGSDGSDSDSSGSDSSDSSGNGNEGGDNEGSGNEKNDE, translated from the coding sequence ATGGATAGCAATGGATCTGTGGTGATACACTTTGAACATGGTGTAGACCGACATATTTCTACTTTGGTGATGAAAGGAAGATATCAGGAGATTACTTATTCCCACTTGGTTGATAGAATAGGCAAAAAACTGAAGATTGATGTAGATGCCACCAAGCTTCAACTGAGTTACTTTCCGCTGGtcttgaataataaaaattcttgttatatcttggatgatgaagatgttttaGGATATTTGATGATGGTAGATAAGAAGAACCGACGTTGTGTCTTGCATGTGGAACTTGCCAAAATCGTCTCAGAAAATCAGAGCAATGAGATGTTTTCTATGAATGAGGAAAATCTGAGTGATGCCAGAGCTAATGATGGCATGGTTGGAGTTGGAGAGTTGGAAATTGTTCCTCATATTCAGGAGGATGAGTTTGAGCATGAGAAAATCAGTGAAGAGGGTGATGAAATGGATGATAGGGAGGAGTTGCCGGCTGTTACAGCAGTTGAACCTCCTGTTGTCAATTCAGAATGGGATGATGGCATTGATATTAGTCTTCATCAAGAATTTGCGACTAGAGAAGAAGTGAGGGATTTAGTGGACAAAGGTGTGCATTCCAATTGTTTTGAGGTTGATATACAGAAGTTGAATCCTCGGGTTTACATATTGAAATGTCGTGGGGCTGGATGCAGATGGTATTTACGAGCTGCAAAGCTGAAGAACTCTGATTTTTTCTCTATCAGAACGTATAGAAAGATTCATACGTGCTCTCGTGGAGATGCAAGtgtcatgaagaagaagaaaagaggcaCGCCAAGCTTGGTCGCATCAGTGGTGCACTCTGATTATCCCGGCAAATACAAGACTCCGGATCCAAAGACTCTCATAGATTTGGTGCAGAACAAGCTGGGTGTTAAGGTTTCATATTCTACGGCTTTGAGAGGGAAAAATAAAGCTTTGAGTGATTTACGTGGTAACCCGGAGGAGAGTTTTGCTAGGCTGCCATCTTACTTGTACATGTTACAAAGGATGAATCCTGATACCATTACACGATTAGAAGTGGATGAGAAGAACCAGTTTAAGTATATGTTCTTTGCGCTCGGAGCTTGCATCGAAGGGTTCAAGGCGATGAGGCAAGTGATAATaatggatggaactcacctgaAGGGTGTGTGCAAAGGAGTGCTTCTCATTGCCACTGCTCAAGATccagatcatcatcattatccccTTGCTTTTGCAGTAGTAGATGGTGAGAAAAATGCAAGCTGTGAGTGGtttttaactatattaaaaaCTTTGATACCAGATGATCCTCAGCTTGTATTTTGTactgataaaaacaaaagcatCATCAAGAAAGTACACGAGGTATACCCATTGGCGGTCCATGGATATTGCAATTATCACTTGTCTAATAATGTCAGCGGAGCTTGCAGCAATGTTAACAAGAAAGGGGTTGCCAAAAAATTTAGAAGTATTGCTGGTATTTACAGTGAGGTGGAGTTCATCAAATGCTACAACGATTTCAGGAAAATATATCCTCAAGCGGCCGAGTATCTAGATGACAGTGTTCATGAGACAAAATGGGCAAGATGTAAATTTCCGGGAGAAAGGTACAACATAGACACAACCAACACTGTTGAATCTATCAATGgtgttttgaaggaaccaagGAAATATGCGTTGTTGCCAATGCTTGATGTGATCGTGGAAAAGATAACAGAATGGTTCAACAAATACCGTCTATTATCTCTGCGCGTACCAGAGAGGCAGATACTAATCCCACATGTGCATGGGATATTGCATCACATATATCCTTCGGCTAAAAAGCTGAAGGTGACCGAGCTAAATATATTTGAAGGTCACTACAATGTGCTTGGCGAGGATGGTCATGGTTATTTGGTTGATCTGAGCAACAAAACATGCTATTGTAGGTGTTTTGATATTGATAGGTATCCTTGTGTGCATGCACTTGCTGCCATCATGGCGCGTGGAGAAATGGCTGAACATTATTGTTCTAGGTATTACTGGATGGAGCAGTGGACTTTGGCATATTACAGGACAATATATCCAGTGCCTCATCATTCAACATGGGAAAGTTCTGAAATTCCTGAGGAAATCCGATATCAGGTTGTCCTCCCTCCGTAtgtggagaaaaaaaaaggaagactaCAAGTTACTAGATTCCCATCTGCCGGAGAATATcggaggaagagaaagaagaagtttcCACCATTGATTGGTGAAAACGAAGAAAGTGGCAGTGATGGCAGTGACAGTGATAGCAGTGGTAGTGACAGCAGTGACAGCAGTGGAAATGGGAACGAAGGAGGTGACAACGAAGGAAGTGGTAACGAAAAAAATGATGAATGA
- the LOC111205595 gene encoding tol-Pal system protein TolA-like — MDDGFALRDETIRLLAARVKELEQDKIQRENWSFQFGEYETCEASGGKGRDNMGNGNEDGEEVAEKDGEKQVEEEAEKDGAKEAEKDGAKEAETTPEDAEGEEEAAKEAYEVAGNEDEVGQKEGETEADKEGETEEGKTDVEDSPSTLQVMAEAAEKLEKEVDDKAAAEKAGDELAAAEKAASDKEKVGDEEETRPKRTHKPSRPLRSPYQKN, encoded by the exons ATGGATGACGGATTTGCATTGAGGGACGAAACAATTCGCCTCTTGGCAGCACGAGTAAAGGAGTTGGAACAAGACAAGATTCAAAGAGAAAATTGGTCATTCCAATTTGGTGAATATGAAACATGTGAGGCTTCAGGAGGCAAAGGAAGAg ATAATATGGGCAATGGCAATGAGGATGGTGAGGAAGTGGCTGAGAAGGATGGTGAGAAACAGGTCGAAGAAGAGGCTGAGAAGGATGGCGCGAAAGAGGCTGAGAAGGATGGCGCGAAAGAGGCTGAGACAACACCTGAAG aTGCTGAGGGTGAGGAAGAGGCTGCGAAAGAGGCTTATGAGGTCGCTGGCAATGAGGATGAAGTAGGTCAGAAGGAGGGCGAGACAGAGGCTGACAAGGAGGGTGAAACTGAGGAAGGCAAGACAGATGTGGAGGACTCGCCATCTACTCTTCAAGTGATGGCAGAAGCTGCGGAGAAACTCGAGAAAGAGGTTGATGATAAGGCTGCTGCAGAGAAGGCTGGTGATGAGTTAGCTGCTGCTGAAAAGGCAGCTAGTGATAAGGAAAAAGTTGGTGATGAGGAGGAGACCAGGCCAAAGAGGACCCATAAACCTTCTCGTCCGCTCAGGTCTCCGTATCAGAAAAACTAA
- the LOC106400642 gene encoding probable WRKY transcription factor 65 isoform X2, translating to MKRGLDMARSYNDHESSQETGPESPNSLTFNATISSQSHKRRRSIEKRVVNIPMKDIEGSRHKGDTTPPSDSWSWRKYGQKPIKGSPYPRGYYRCSSTKGCPARKQVERSRDDPTMILITYTSEHNHPWPLASSSRNGPKPKTEPKLEPEVLPEVEQEEEDDDNNKFMVLGREIQTTPSCVVDEFAWFSEMETTSSTILESPIFSAEKKTAVSASADKVAVFFPMGEEDESLFADLGELPECSAVFSHRSRVVGSQVEIF from the exons atGAAGCGAGGTCTAGATATGGCGAGAAGCTACAATGATCACGAAAGCAGTCAAGAAACAGGACCCGAATCACCAAATTCTCTAACCTTCAACGCTACCATCTCTTCTCAGTCACATAAACGAAG GAGATCCATAGAGAAGAGAGTAGTGAACATACCGATGAAAGACATAGAGGGTTCTCGGCACAAAGGCGACACAACTCCACCGTCAGATTCGTGGTCTTGGCGTAAGTACGGCCAAAAGCCCATTAAGGGATCTCCTTACCCTAGAGGTTATTACCGTTGTAGTAGCACAAAAGGTTGTCCGGCAAGGAAGCAAGTCGAGAGAAGCAGAGACGATCCAACGATGATTCTCATCACTTACACCTCTGAGCATAACCATCCTTGGCCTCTCGCTTCCTCTTCTAGAAACGGACCCAAACCTAAAACCGAGCCAAAACTTGAACCAGAAGTACTGCCCGAGGTGgagcaggaggaggaggatgatgatAATAATAAGTTTATGGTTCTTGGGAGAGAGATCCAAACAACGCCGTCTTGCGTCGTTGATGAGTTTGCTTGGTTTAGTGAGATGGAGACCACGTCTTCGACCATTCTTGAGAGTCCGATATTTTCAGCAGAGAAAAAGACAGCTGTCTCGGCGTCGGCGGATAAGGTGGCGGTGTTTTTCCCGATGGGGGAAGAGGATGAGTCTTTGTTCGCCGATCTCGGCGAGTTACCGGAGTGTTCGGCGGTGTTTAGTCACCGGAGTAGGGTAGTGGGGTCACAAGTGGAGATCTTTTGA